A part of Solea solea chromosome 8, fSolSol10.1, whole genome shotgun sequence genomic DNA contains:
- the si:dkey-1k23.3 gene encoding heat shock protein beta-1, translating into MSQQAKTEPSHGGYSRCGPGYPLRKWWLSSRLFNQDVGLPPFLEPGVPWWRNIDWFQRSLATSAWPGYIPAPLYVPYISGSTHQTSQTISKEPCKWRVILDVAHFSPSEISLSVKDGFLVVGGKHEERQDEHGFIARSFTRKYRLPDEIDGTKITSTLSVDGILTMEAPVPEASVPAATIIPIKLEMEATGEQEEKREEEETPEKDSDSSRGAEATDCVCAEDHEVESPLEAHSDQVQPDSATDDLQQHEERGEQEQQEEEIHAKIAGEAHPSVSAEILQDSSKQHEDLENQENPDTDVSKQPEHKEPATNGEIQVMDPDHGSAEAAKEINLPEEQELGKGPLSEVTSQELETPDIKQEEHTE; encoded by the exons ATGAGTCAACAGGCAAAAACAGAGCCGTCACACGGGGGGTACAGCAGGTGTGGCCCCGGGTACCCGTTGAGAAAATGGTGGCTGTCCAGTCGGCTTTTCAATCAGGATGTTGGCCTGCCGCCTTTCCTGGAGCCTGGAGTTCCTTGGTGGAGGAATATAGACTGGTTCCAGAGGAGTTTGGCAACCTCGGCTTGGCCAGGGTACATACCTGCTCCACTGTATGTGCCCTACATCTCTGGGTCGACGCATCAGACCAGTCAGACGATTAGTAAGGAGCCGTGCAAGTGGAGGGTCATCCTGGACGTGGCTCACTTCTCCCCCTCTGAGATTTCTCTCAGTGTCAAAGATGGATTCCTGGTGGTTGGAG GGAAGCATGAGGAGAGACAAGATGAGCACGGGTTTATTGCCAGATCTTTCACACGGAAGTACAG GCTCCCTGATGAAATCGATGGCACCAAGATCACGTCCACACTTTCTGTTGATGGTATCCTGACCATGGAAGCTCCGGTTCCAGAGGCATCGGTTCCTGCTGCCACTATCATTCCCATTAAG TTGGAGATGGAGGCAACGGGAGAACAGGAGGAGAAACGGGAGGAAGAAGAGACCCCTGAAAAAGACTCAGATAGTAGCAGAGGAGCAGAAGCCACAGATTGTGTATGTGCAGAGGATCATGAGGTGGAGTCTCCACTAGAGGCCCACAGTGATCAGGTCCAACCTGACAGTGCTACAGATGATCTCCAGCAACACGAGGAGAGgggggagcaggagcagcaggaggaggaaatcCACGCAAAGATAGCCGGAGAAGCCCACCCTTCAGTGTCTGCAGAGATCCTTCAAGATTCCTCTAAGCAGCACGAAGACCTGGAAAACCAAGAAAACCCAGATACAGACGTGTCCAAACAGCCAGAACACAAAGAACCAGCCACAAATGGAGAGATCCAGGTGATGGATCCAGATCATGGATCAGCTGAGGCTGCTAAGGAGATCAACTTGCCTGAGGAGCAGGAGCTGGGCAAAGGTCCACTGAGTGAAGTCACGAGCCAGGAGCTGGAGACTCCAGACATAAAACAAGAAGAACACACTGAgtag